The Stackebrandtia nassauensis DSM 44728 genome includes the window GCGGTGGTGCGGCAGTGGAAGCGCGAGGGCCGGGTGCCGCCGCGCGACTTCGTGCTGATGTTCCTGGCCGACGAGGAGGCCGCCGGCGGCTACGGCGCCCACTTCATGATCGACGAGCACCGCGAGGTCTTCGACGGCGTCACCGAGGCGGTCGGCGAGGTCGGCGGCTTCTCGGTGTCGGTCAACAACGACCTGCGGCTGTACATGATCGAGACCGCCGAGAAGGGTTTGGACTGGCTGCGGCTGACCGTCAACTCCCGGCCCGGCCACGGCTCGATGATCCACGACGACAACGCCGTCACCCAGCTGAGCGAGGCGGTGGCCCGGGTGGGACGGCACAGGTTCCCGATCGAGCTGACCCCCACGGTGCGGGCCTTCCTCGAAGAGGTCGCCGAGGTCCTCGACATCGAGATCGACTACGACAATCCCGAAGCCGCGATCGCCAAACTGGGCCCGATCGCGCGCATCATCGGCGCCACCATCCGGCACACCGCCAACCCGACCCGGCTGGAGGCCGGGTACAAGGAGAACGTCATCCCCGGCAAGGCCACCGCCACCATCGACTGCCGTCCGCTGCCGGGCCGCACCGAGGAGTTCCTGGCCCAGCTGCGCGAGATCATCGGCCCCGACATCGAGATCGAGCACGTGCACCAGCAGCCCGGACTGGAGACCACTTTCGACGGACAGCTCGTCGACGCGATGGCCGAGTCGTTGCGGCACTTCGACCCGGGCGCGCGACCGGTTCCGTACATGTTGTCCGGTGGCACCGACGCCAAGGCGTTCCACCGGCTCGGCATCCGCGGCTTCGGTTTCGCGCCGCTGAAACTGCCAGCCGACCTTGACTTCTCGGCGCTGTTCCACGGCATCGATGAGCGGGTTCCGACCGATGGACTACGGTTCGGTGTGCGAGTGTTGGACCGGTTTCTTTCCCAGACCTGAATGGGGGTCTTATGTCGGACGAATTGACCGCTGCCCTGGAGGCCATGATCGACGCCGCCCGCACCCATCTGGAGCGGGTGCGCGCGGCGGCCGGCCGGGTCGACGACGAGTCGGTGTGGCACGCCTATGTGGACTTGAACAACGCCGCGTGCCGCTACGACGAGATCCTGCGGACCCGGTTCGACGAGGTCACCCCGTTCGACGTCGAACCGCTGGAGGTGAGCGAGACCGAGCCCGACCCTCGCTCCGCCGTCGTGGCCGAGGAGGCGGTGGAACCCGACGCCGAGCCGACCCTGATCGCGGTACGGCAGCGCCGCGATTACCTGGTGCCCAGCGTTTCGGCGCTGTTGAACGCGGCCGAGCGGGCCCGCGAGGAGGTGCCCGACCCCGAGGACGACGAGCAGCCGCTGCGCGGCATCGGCGACGCGGTGCTGGAACTGCTGCACGCCGGTGACGGCAGTCTGCGCAGTCTGGACGTTCCGGAACTGACCCCATTGGACGGGATCGTGGCCATCAACGACATCCACGTGGGACTGGATGTCGGCGGCACCGCCGACGGGGCCGAGAACGCCGCCTTCGTCCTCGACGGGGATGGTCCGATCATCGGCAGGATGGACGAGCGGTCGTTCCACACCGACGACCGGCACGTCGACTTCGCCGAGGACCGGGATAAGTGAGGTTCTAGAAACACAGCCCCGGCAGCAGGGTTCTGCTGCTTGTCTTGCGTCTGAGGGTGACCTTGCGCGTCCCGTCCGCATAGCGGCGCACGCGGGCCAGCTCCCAACCGCCGTACTCGGCGGCCACAGACAACTGCGCCTGTGCGGACAGATTGTCTATGTCCGTCGGCAGGCGCAGCGGGGCGTACTCATAAGAACCTGGTGAACTCGATTC containing:
- a CDS encoding M20/M25/M40 family metallo-hydrolase, whose protein sequence is MTDTDSQTPVPTAADEVVELCRDLIRIDTTNTGDTNTSAGERTAAEYVAAKLAEVGLEPKIYESAPGRATVVARYEGADSSRPALLLHGHLDVVPADASEWSVHPFSGEEKDGYIWGRGAVDMKDFDAMLLAVVRQWKREGRVPPRDFVLMFLADEEAAGGYGAHFMIDEHREVFDGVTEAVGEVGGFSVSVNNDLRLYMIETAEKGLDWLRLTVNSRPGHGSMIHDDNAVTQLSEAVARVGRHRFPIELTPTVRAFLEEVAEVLDIEIDYDNPEAAIAKLGPIARIIGATIRHTANPTRLEAGYKENVIPGKATATIDCRPLPGRTEEFLAQLREIIGPDIEIEHVHQQPGLETTFDGQLVDAMAESLRHFDPGARPVPYMLSGGTDAKAFHRLGIRGFGFAPLKLPADLDFSALFHGIDERVPTDGLRFGVRVLDRFLSQT
- a CDS encoding DUF5703 family protein; translation: MDDESSSPGSYEYAPLRLPTDIDNLSAQAQLSVAAEYGGWELARVRRYADGTRKVTLRRKTSSRTLLPGLCF